In Juglans regia cultivar Chandler chromosome 13, Walnut 2.0, whole genome shotgun sequence, the following proteins share a genomic window:
- the LOC109005759 gene encoding exopolygalacturonase-like has translation MSGHEHHSCQNVGPNTDGIKIGSSQHIGISHLIISTGVDCISMLPETREVNISDVFCGPGHGINAGSLGKSGDEDVLSGIVVKNCTFWGSTSDGVRIKTWAYPMLKDTEASNFVYEDILMDINVGNPIIIDQRTIYIAMSQLLESLCPLECKSTMSRTETYGEVHNRKS, from the coding sequence ATGTCAGGACATGAACATCACTCATGTCAAAATGTCGGCCCCAACACCGACGGGATAAAGATTGGAAGCTCACAGCACATCGGAATCTCACATTTGATTATCAGTACCGGTGTTGACTGCATATCCATGCTGCCCGAAACTAGAGAGGTCAATATTTCCGATGTTTTTTGTGGTCCTGGGCATGGAATTAACGCTGGGAGCCTCGGAAAATCCGGGGATGAAGATGTTTTGTCTGGTATTGTTGTAAAAAACTGCACCTTCTGGGGTAGTACTTCAGATGGAGTGAGAATCAAAACATGGGCTTATCCTATGCTCAAGGACACTGAGGCTTCTAATTTTGTGTATGAAGATATTTTAATGGATATTAATGTTGGCAATCCCATCATTATTGATCAACGTACAATATATATTGCCATGTCCCAGCTCCTTGAAAGTTTGTGCCCTCTCGAGTGCAAATCAACAATGTCACGTACAGAAACATATGGGGAAGTTCACAATCGAAAGTCATAG